In Micromonospora ferruginea, the sequence GTGTGAGTCACCAGAAAGCGAAACAAAAAGGGTGCTCGTCACTACGGTGAGTCCGGTGACCCTGGAAGCAGAGCGCACGCTGCGCGACGAGGACCTGACCGGGCTGGCGGAGCTGGCCGCCCAGCTACGGGTGGACGCGATCCGGTGCAGCACGATGGCCGGCTCCGGCCACCCCACCTCCAGCCTCTCCGCCGCCGACCTGCTCGCCGTGCTGGTCGCCCGGCACCTGCGCTACGACTGGTCCTACCCGGACAACCCCGGCAACGACCACCTGATCTTCTCCAAGGGCCACGCCTCCCCGCTGCTGTACGCGGTGTTCCGGGCCACCGGGGCGATCAGCGAGCAGGAACTGCTGGAGACGTACCGCCGGGCCGACTCACGCCTGCAGGGCCACCCCACCCCGGTCCTGCCCTGGGTCGACGTCGCCACCGGCTCGCTCGGGCAGGGCCTGCCGGTCGGCGTCGGCGTGGCGCTGGCCGCGCAGTACCTCGACCGCTCGCCGGCGCACGTCTGGGTGCTCTGCGGCGACGGCGAGACCGCCGAGGGCTCGATCTGGGAGGCGCTGGACAAGGCCGGCCACTACGGGCTGCGCAACCTCACCGCGATCGTCGACGTCAACCGGTTCGGCCAGCGCGGCCCGACCGAGCTGGAATGGGACCTGGACACCTACCGCCGGCGGGTGGAGGCGTTCGGCTGCCGGGCCGTCCTCGTCGACGGGCACGACCTCGACGCGGTCGACGAGGCGTACGAGCAGGCCCGGCACGCCACCGGACCGACCGTGGTGCTGGCCCGCACGGTCAAGGGCAAAGGCGTGCCCGAGATCGAGGACGACCCGTCCTGGCACGGCAGGGCGCTCGACCCCGAGCTGGCCGACCGGGCCGTGCGGGCGCTCGGCGGGCCGCGGCGGATCCGGGTCGCCGGACCTCGGCCGTTCGCCGTGCCCCGGACCGAACCGGTCGAGCACCGCCGGCCGGAGCTGCCCCGCTACGAACGCGGCGCGAAGGTCGCCACCCGGGACGCGTACGGCGACGCGCTGCGTGCCCTCGGCGCCGCCCGGCCGGACGTGGTCGCCCTCGACGGCGAGGTGGGCGACTCCACCCGGGCGGACCGCTTCGGCGAGGCGTACCCCGATCGGTTCTTCCAGATGTCCATCGCCGAGCAGCAGCTCGTCGCCGCCGCCGTGGGCCTGGCGGTCCGGGGCCGGCGGCCGTTCGCCGCCACCTTCGCCGCGTTCTGGTCCCGCGCCTACGACTTCATCCGGATGGCCGGCGTCTCCCGCGCCGACATCGCCCTGGTCGGCTCGCACGCCGGGGTGGAGATCGGCCCGGACGGCCCGTCCCAGATGGGTCTGGAGGACGTCGCCGCGCTGCGCGCGGTGCCCGGCTCCACGGTGCTCTGCCCGGCCGACGCGGTCTCCTGCGCGGCCCTGGTCGCCCAGCTTCCCGACCGCCCGGGCGTGGCCTACCTGCGCACCACCCGCGGGGCGTACCCGGTGCTCTACGGCGACGGCGAGCAGTTCCCGATCGGCGGCAGCCGGGTGGTCCGCGAGGGCGGCGACGTCGTGCTGCTCGGCGCCGGCGTCACCGTGCACGTCTGCCTCGCCGCCGCCGACGAGCTGACCCGCGAGGGGATCGACGCCCGGGTCGTCGACCTCTACTCGATCAAGCCGGTGGACCGGGAGCGCCTGCGGGAGGCGGTCCGGGACACCGGCGGCCGGCTCGTCGTGGTCGAGGACCACTACCCGGAGGGCGGCCTCGGCTCGGCCGTGCTGGAGGCGCTGGCCGACCTGGCCGAACCGGTCCGGGTCCAGCACCTCGCGGTGCGCGGGCTGCCCGGCTCCGGCACCCCGGCCCAGCAGCTCGACCGCGCCGGGATCGGCCCGCACGCGGTCGTCGCGGCGGCGCGCGCGCTGGCCTGACCGGCGTTTGCCACGAGCCCCGGCGGGTAGCCACGCTGCCGCCGCGACGGGAGGACCGACCATGGCCGAATCGCAGTTCTACGCCCGGGTGGCCGCCCGGGCCGGGGTGCCGGAGACGACCGCCCGTGCCCTGACCGAGGCGACGCTGACCACGCTCGCCGAGCGGATCAGCGGCGGCGAGGCCACCGACCTGTCCGCGCACGTCGCGCACGAGCTGCGCCCGCTGCTGGTCCGGGCCCGCGCCGAGGACGCGCAGCCCTTCGGGTACGACGAGTTCCTGCGCCGGATCGCCGAGCGGGCCGGCGCCACCCCGGCCGACGCCGAGCGCGGCGCGCGGGCGGTGCTGCAGGCGCTGCACCGGGTGGTCGGGCCGGCCGAGTTCGACCGCGCCGTGGCCCAGCTCCCGCGCGAGATCGGCGAACTCGCCCAACCCGCGCCGAGGGTGTAAGGCGGGGGCCCCGGTTAACGCATTCGGTAGAGGAGGGGGCCCCTCTTAACCACTCTCCCCGGAGACGTACACCCAACGGCCGTCCTCGCGGGTGAAGTGGCTCAGCTCGGCCAGCACGCCGGGGCGACCGCCCTCGCGGTAATGGGCCCGGAACCGGACCGTGCCGGCGCTGTCGAACAGGCCGCCCTGGCCGGTCTCCAGCACCTCCAGCCGGATCCAGCGGGTGCCGGGGTCCAGGTCCAGCCGGTCGGGGCGGGTGCGGGAGTGCCAACTGTGCCGCAGGTAGCCGGCGTCACCGAGGGCGAACGCGCTGAACCGGGACCGCATCAACGCCTCGGCGGTCGCCGCCGTCGCGGTGCCCCGGTGCACCGGAGCGCAGCAGTCCTCGTACGGCCGGCCCGATCCGCACGGGCAGGCCGCGCTCCGTGTCCCCATCCGCCGATTCTCACCCACCGCCCGGGAGCGCACCGAGGAGGCCCCGCTCGACGCGCCAGTGTTAAGCGGGGCCCCCGCCTCTACCGAATGCGTTAAGCGGGGGCCCCTCCTTGCACCCTGGCGGGCGGTGGGGCGGGGCACTAGGGTTCGGGGGCGATGAGCGTGAGCCCGACCCGGCGTGACCTCGACCCGGAACAGGTGCGCCGCTACCTCGACGCCTCGCTCGGGCCGGCCGTCGAGGTGGTCGACTGCGGCCCGCTGGCCGGTGGCGGGTTCGCCGCGGTGTGGTGGGTACGCCTCGCCGACGGCCGTGACGTGGTGCTCAAGGTCGGGCCGCCACCGCACGTGCCGCTGCTGCGCTACGAGCGCGACATGATCGGCGCGGAGGCGCGCTACCTGCGCCTGGTGGCCACCCGTGCACCCGCGGTGCCGGCGCCGTCGCTGCTGCACCACGGCCGCCACGCCGAGCTGGGCGACTGGCTGCTCACCGCGCGCCTGCCCGGCCGTACCCTGTGGGACCTGAGCCGGGCCGGCGCGGACGTCGCGCCGCTGCGGGCGGAGTTCGGCCGGGCGCTGGCCGTGTTGCACGCCGTCACCGGCGACCGGTACGGCTACGACGGCGGCCGGGCCGCCGCCCCGACCTGGCGGGCCGCCTACACCGCGATGGTGGACGACCTGCTCGCCGACGCGGCGGACTGGGCGGTGCCGCTGCCGGCGCCCGCGGCCCGGATTCGGGAGCTGGTCGCCCGGCACGCCGCCGTCCTCGACGTGGTGCGCCGTCCGGCGCTGCTGCACTTCGACGGCTGGGCGGGCAACGTGCTGGCGGTCGACGGGCCGGACGGAACGCCCCGACTCAGCGGCCTGGTCGACGGCGAGCGGCACCTGTGGGGCGACCCGCTGCTGGACCTGGTTTCGCCGCTGCTGTTCCGCCGCGCCGAGGACGACCCGGACGACGCGCTGGTGCGGGCCTACCGGGCGGCGGCGCCGTTCGCGTGGGACGCCGACGTGCGGCGGCGGCTCGGCCTCTACCGGCTGCACCTCTATCTGCTGATGACGGTGGAGATGCCGAGCCGCGCGATCACCGCGGAGTCGGACCCGGGGCGGGTGGCGCGGCTGGCCGACCTGCTCGACGCGGAGCTGTCCGACCTGGCCGGGCCGGTCAGAGCCAGCCGGAGCGGCGGAACGACCGGTGCAACGTCACCGCCAGCGTCGCCATGAGCAGCAGCGCGCCGCCGTAGCCGTAGCGCCAGTGCAGCTCCGGCATGTGCGCGAAGTTCATCCCGTAGATCCCGGCCACCGCGGTCTGCGAGGCGGCGATCGCCGCCCACGCCGCGATCCGACGCATGTCGTCGTTCTGCTCCACGGCGAGCTGCGCCAGCCGGGACTGCACCAGCGAGGTGAGCAGCTCGTCGTAGGCGCCGATCCGTTCCACCGCCCGGCTCAGCCCGTCGGCCACGGCGGTGAACCGGTGCCGCAGCGCGGCCGGCGGGCCGCCGTCGGGGGAGTCCAGCAGGTCGCGCAGCGGCGCGGTCAGCGGCAGCACCGCCCGCTTGAACTCCACCACCTCCCGTTTGAGCTGGTAGAGATGCTGGATGTCGGCGCCACGCTCGCGGGCGAAGACGCTCTCCTCGACCCGGTCCAGGTCGCGTTCCAGGTGCTCGGCGACCTCCAGGTACAGCTCGACCATCCGGGCGCAGACCGCGTATCCGACCGCCCACGGGCCCTGGGCCAGCACGTCCGGCCGGCGCTGCACCTCCTCGCGGACCGGGGCGAGCGCGCCGGTCGCGCCGTGCCGGACGGTCAGCGCGAACCGTTCCCCGAGGAACACCAGCACGTCGCCGGTGTCGACCACCTCGGAGGTGGCGGTCAGCTCGGCGTGCTCGACGTAGCCGGCGCTGCGCAGCACCAGCAGCGTCACGTCGCCGTAGCGCCGCACGGTGGGCCGGTGCCCGTCGGCGAGCGCCTGCTGCACCGCCGCCTCGTCCAGCCCGAACGTCCGCCCGACCGCGGCCAGCACCGCCGCGCCGGGCTCGTGCAGGCCGAGCCAGACGAAGGTACGCCGGCCGCGGCGCGCCCGGTCGTACGCGTCGGCGTAGTGCGGCCGGCCCGGCTCCCGCCGCCCCGCGACGTAGACCGCGCAGTCGACCACCGCGTCGGGGTTCACCCGGCGCTGTCGCGGCACGGTCGGCTCGTCGCGCCGCAGCAGCCGCCCCACGAGGCCGGGCAGCCGCTGCCGCCACCGGATCCGGTCCACCGCAACCTCCGCCCGCCCGGGAAACCGACGGCCTACCGTACGGTGCGCCGGGGCTCCGGCGGTGTCCGACCCACGTCAGCGGGCGGCGGTGGCGAAGACCACGATGTTGTCGGGATAGCTGCCGGTGCGCGGGTCGAAGCGCCCGCCGCAGGTGATCAGGCGGAGCCGGGCCGCCGCGCCGCCGCCGTACACCCGCTCGGTGGGGAAGCGGTTCTTCGGGTACGCGCCGACACCGTCCACGGTGAACGCCGCGGTCCGGCCGTCGGCCCGGGCCACCCGGACGGTGTCGCCGGGGCGGAGCCGGCCCAGGTCGAAGAAGACCGCCGGGCCGCGTTGCGAGTCGACGTGCCCGACCAGCACCGCGTTGCCGGCCTGGCCCGGCGCGGGACCGGGGCGGTACCAGCCGGCGACCTCCGGGCGCTCCAGCGGCGGCACCTCCAGCGCGCCGTTGTCGTCGGTGGCGACCGCCACGACGTCGGCGTCGACGCCGATGCGCGGAATGGCGATCCGGACCGGCGTCGAGCGGGGCAGCGGCGGGCCGGCCGTACCGGGACGCTCGGTGGCCGGTGCGGCGGAGGCGCCGGGTTGCGGCGGTGACGCCGAGGTGCTGCCGAGACCGGCCGAGACCAGTCCGACGCCCAGGGCGCCGGCGAGGGTGACGGCAATGACGACGACCGCGGTGCGCAGCCTCGCCGGCCCGCTCACCCGGCGGTTGGACGAGGACACCGGTTCCACCTCCGTCCGACGTGGACGCGGCGCCCGCGCCGGTGGTCCGGCGCGGGCGACCCGCTCGGTGAGCCGTTTCAGGCGGTGGCGCCGGCCCGCCGCCGGCGACGGACGAGGAGGTACGTCCCGCCGGCCAGCGCCCCGGCGGCGAGCGCGCCGCCCGCCACCAGCACCCCGGTGTCGCCGTCGCGGCCGCCGGCGCCTGCCTGGGCGCCGCCGATCGGCGTGACGGTGAACGTGGCGCTGCCGCCGTCGCTGCCGTCGCCGCAGGTGGCGGCGACCGTGTACGTGCCGAGCGTGAACCCGGCGGTGAACAGTTCGGCGCTCAGCCCGCCGCCCGCGGCGGCCGTGGTGGACCGGACGTTCTGGTCGCGGTCCGGCCCGGTGACCCGGAAGATCGCGTCACCGGCGTTCGGGTTGCACGTCGTGGTCAGCACGACCGTGCCGCCGACCGGAGTGGTGGCGGGTGAGACTCTGGTGTCCGCCAGCGCGGCGGCCGGGAGCAGCAGTGCGCCGAGGCCCACGCCGACCGCCGCCGTTCCGAGAAATGACTGTGCCTTCATCCGCGTCTTCCCTCACTTTTCGTCCGCTGTCTGCGTGGGACGTCGTTCGGGTGGCCAACTCCGTGACTAGCACCGGTGTGGCCAACACTAGGAGGGTTGCGACGGTCACTGGGGGTAATTGAGAAATCTTCGTTGCCGTCCGGTGTTCCCCGTCTCGCCGCCGGACGCCGGACATGCCGGCACGCCGGACGCCGCAGCGGACAAACCCGGCGTCACCGGGCCGGCGGCTCCGGCCGGACCAGCCCGGTGTCGTACGCCAGCACCACCGCCTGGATCCGGTCGCGCAGGCCCAGCTTGGTGAGGATCGCGGAGACGTGCGTCTTCACGGTGGCGGTGCTGAGGTGCAGCCGGGCGGCGATCTCCGCGTTGGACAGCGCCCGCGCGGTCAACGTGAGCACCTCGACCTCGCGGGCGGTCAACGCGGCCAGGGCCCGCTCGGCGGTGGGCGCCGGGCCGGGCAGCCGGCCGGCGAACCGGTCCAGCAGTCGCCGCGTCACGGTCGGGGCGAGCAGCGCCTCGCCCCGGGCCACCACCCGTACCGCCTCCACCAGGTCGGCCGGGCGGGTGTCCTTGAGCAGGAAGGCGCTCGCCCCGGCCCGCAACGCGGCGTAGACGTGCTCGTCCACGTCGAACGTGGTGAGCATGACGATCCGGGCGGGGTTGCCGGCGGCCACCAGCTCACGGGTCGCGGCGATGCCGTCCCGCCGGGGCATCCGCACGTCCATCAGCACCACGTCCGGCCGGGTACGCGTCGCCACCGCGACCGCCTCGACGCCGTCCGCCGCCTCGCCGACCACGGTCAGGTCGGGCCGCGCGTCGAGGACCATCCGCAGCCCGGTGCGGATCAGCTCCTGGTCGTCGGCGACCACCACCCGCACCGTCACCGGTTCCTCCTCCGTCCGCGACCGGTGGGTCTCGCCGGCCGTCACCGGGCCGCCCCCACCGGCAGGTCGGCGCGGACCCGGAAACCGCCGGACGGCAGCGGGCCGGCGTCGAGCGTGCCGCCGAGCAGCCGGGCCCGCTCCCGCATGCCGACGATGCCGCGCCCGCCGGTCGAAGTTGGCCGGCGGGTGGGCGCCGCGCCGTCGTTGACCACCTCCAGCCGCAGCACCCCGTCGCCGTACCGCACGTCGACGTCGGCGCGCGTGGCGTGCCCGTGCCGCAGCGCGTTGGTCAGCGACTCCTGCACGATCCGGTACGCCGACAGTTGCACCCCGCCGGGCAGCGTCTCGCAGTCGCCCGCCCGGCGCAGCGTCACCGGCAACCCCACCGCACGGACGGCGTCGGCCAGCGCGTCGAGTTGCGCCAGTCGCGGCTGCGGCCCGTCCGGGTCGGACCCGTCGTCGGCGGTCAGCGCGTGCAGCATGGCCCGTAGCTCGGTCAGCGCCGACCGGGCCGCTGTGTTGATCGACCCGAGCGCGGCGCGTACCTGCTCCGGGTGCTGGTCGAAGACGTCCTCGGCGGCGACGGCCTGCACCGCGATGACCGCCACGTGGTGGGCGACCACGTCGTGCAGCTCCCGCGAGATCCGCTCCCGTTCGGTCGCGCGCACCTGCCGCTCCCACTCGCAGCGCCGCTGCTCCCGGGCGCGCATCAGCTCGCCGACCGACCAGCTGAAGCCGAGCGCGAACAGCGCGAGCAGCAGGTCGCGCCAGCCGCCGGTGACCAGCTTCCACGGCGTCGGCGCCGCCAGCAGGCCGAGCGCGACCAGCGAGAAGCGGGGCGGGCGCAGCCGGGCCACGTAGGACAGCGGCGCGGCCACCAGGCCGAGCCAGCCGAGCGCCGGGCAGAACGCCTCCAGGCCGACGCCGGCCAGCGCCGCCGCCGCCAGGGCGTACCCGGGTCGGTGCCGGATCCACAGCAGACAGCTCGCCTGCAGCACGGCGAGGCCGACCGCGACAGCGGTCCCGCCCGCGGTGGCCGGGCGGGCGTCGGAGGTCAGCAGCACGAGCAGCGACACCACCAGGACGACGGTGGCGAGGCCGCCGTCGATCAGCAGCAGCGCGGTCCGGGAGCGGGACGGGCACCTCATGTCCCGGATGCTAGGCCGCCGGCCCGCCCGTGTTCATCGGCCGCGAGACGGAGATCCGGCCCGGTCCTGGTCCGCGCGACGGAGCGGGAAACCGGTCCGCGGCGTGATCCGCGCGACGTCAGGCCAGCCCTAGCGTGGTGGCAGTCGATTCC encodes:
- a CDS encoding transketolase, coding for MTLEAERTLRDEDLTGLAELAAQLRVDAIRCSTMAGSGHPTSSLSAADLLAVLVARHLRYDWSYPDNPGNDHLIFSKGHASPLLYAVFRATGAISEQELLETYRRADSRLQGHPTPVLPWVDVATGSLGQGLPVGVGVALAAQYLDRSPAHVWVLCGDGETAEGSIWEALDKAGHYGLRNLTAIVDVNRFGQRGPTELEWDLDTYRRRVEAFGCRAVLVDGHDLDAVDEAYEQARHATGPTVVLARTVKGKGVPEIEDDPSWHGRALDPELADRAVRALGGPRRIRVAGPRPFAVPRTEPVEHRRPELPRYERGAKVATRDAYGDALRALGAARPDVVALDGEVGDSTRADRFGEAYPDRFFQMSIAEQQLVAAAVGLAVRGRRPFAATFAAFWSRAYDFIRMAGVSRADIALVGSHAGVEIGPDGPSQMGLEDVAALRAVPGSTVLCPADAVSCAALVAQLPDRPGVAYLRTTRGAYPVLYGDGEQFPIGGSRVVREGGDVVLLGAGVTVHVCLAAADELTREGIDARVVDLYSIKPVDRERLREAVRDTGGRLVVVEDHYPEGGLGSAVLEALADLAEPVRVQHLAVRGLPGSGTPAQQLDRAGIGPHAVVAAARALA
- a CDS encoding DUF2267 domain-containing protein, with product MAESQFYARVAARAGVPETTARALTEATLTTLAERISGGEATDLSAHVAHELRPLLVRARAEDAQPFGYDEFLRRIAERAGATPADAERGARAVLQALHRVVGPAEFDRAVAQLPREIGELAQPAPRV
- a CDS encoding YchJ family protein — its product is MGTRSAACPCGSGRPYEDCCAPVHRGTATAATAEALMRSRFSAFALGDAGYLRHSWHSRTRPDRLDLDPGTRWIRLEVLETGQGGLFDSAGTVRFRAHYREGGRPGVLAELSHFTREDGRWVYVSGESG
- a CDS encoding phosphotransferase family protein, producing the protein MSVSPTRRDLDPEQVRRYLDASLGPAVEVVDCGPLAGGGFAAVWWVRLADGRDVVLKVGPPPHVPLLRYERDMIGAEARYLRLVATRAPAVPAPSLLHHGRHAELGDWLLTARLPGRTLWDLSRAGADVAPLRAEFGRALAVLHAVTGDRYGYDGGRAAAPTWRAAYTAMVDDLLADAADWAVPLPAPAARIRELVARHAAVLDVVRRPALLHFDGWAGNVLAVDGPDGTPRLSGLVDGERHLWGDPLLDLVSPLLFRRAEDDPDDALVRAYRAAAPFAWDADVRRRLGLYRLHLYLLMTVEMPSRAITAESDPGRVARLADLLDAELSDLAGPVRASRSGGTTGATSPPASP
- a CDS encoding magnesium and cobalt transport protein CorA, whose translation is MDRIRWRQRLPGLVGRLLRRDEPTVPRQRRVNPDAVVDCAVYVAGRREPGRPHYADAYDRARRGRRTFVWLGLHEPGAAVLAAVGRTFGLDEAAVQQALADGHRPTVRRYGDVTLLVLRSAGYVEHAELTATSEVVDTGDVLVFLGERFALTVRHGATGALAPVREEVQRRPDVLAQGPWAVGYAVCARMVELYLEVAEHLERDLDRVEESVFARERGADIQHLYQLKREVVEFKRAVLPLTAPLRDLLDSPDGGPPAALRHRFTAVADGLSRAVERIGAYDELLTSLVQSRLAQLAVEQNDDMRRIAAWAAIAASQTAVAGIYGMNFAHMPELHWRYGYGGALLLMATLAVTLHRSFRRSGWL
- a CDS encoding class F sortase, yielding MSSSNRRVSGPARLRTAVVVIAVTLAGALGVGLVSAGLGSTSASPPQPGASAAPATERPGTAGPPLPRSTPVRIAIPRIGVDADVVAVATDDNGALEVPPLERPEVAGWYRPGPAPGQAGNAVLVGHVDSQRGPAVFFDLGRLRPGDTVRVARADGRTAAFTVDGVGAYPKNRFPTERVYGGGAAARLRLITCGGRFDPRTGSYPDNIVVFATAAR
- a CDS encoding response regulator translates to MTVRVVVADDQELIRTGLRMVLDARPDLTVVGEAADGVEAVAVATRTRPDVVLMDVRMPRRDGIAATRELVAAGNPARIVMLTTFDVDEHVYAALRAGASAFLLKDTRPADLVEAVRVVARGEALLAPTVTRRLLDRFAGRLPGPAPTAERALAALTAREVEVLTLTARALSNAEIAARLHLSTATVKTHVSAILTKLGLRDRIQAVVLAYDTGLVRPEPPAR
- a CDS encoding sensor histidine kinase; this encodes MRCPSRSRTALLLIDGGLATVVLVVSLLVLLTSDARPATAGGTAVAVGLAVLQASCLLWIRHRPGYALAAAALAGVGLEAFCPALGWLGLVAAPLSYVARLRPPRFSLVALGLLAAPTPWKLVTGGWRDLLLALFALGFSWSVGELMRAREQRRCEWERQVRATERERISRELHDVVAHHVAVIAVQAVAAEDVFDQHPEQVRAALGSINTAARSALTELRAMLHALTADDGSDPDGPQPRLAQLDALADAVRAVGLPVTLRRAGDCETLPGGVQLSAYRIVQESLTNALRHGHATRADVDVRYGDGVLRLEVVNDGAAPTRRPTSTGGRGIVGMRERARLLGGTLDAGPLPSGGFRVRADLPVGAAR